The DNA region cctccagcatcttcacaaggtcctttgctgttgttctgggattgatttgcacttttcgcaccaaagtacattcatctctaggagacagaacgcatctccttcgtgagcggtatgatggctgcgtgggcccatggtgtttatacttgcgtactattgtttgtacagatgaacgtggtaccttcaggcgtttggaaattgctcccaaggatgaaccagacttgtggaggtctacaatttgttttctgaggtcttggctgatttcttttaattttcccatgatgtcaagcaaagaggcactgagtttgaaggtaggccttgaaatacatccacaggtacacctcattgactcatgtcaattagcctatcagaatctatagccatgacataattttataattttccaagctgtttaaaggcagtcacagtaaacttctgacccactggaattgtgatagtgaaattatctgtaaacaattgttggaaaaattacttgtgtcatgcacaaagtaaatgtccttaccgacttgccaaaactgtagttaataagaaatttgtagagtggttgaaaaacttgttttaatgactccaacctgagtgtatgtaaacttctgaccttgACTGTATATAGCAGATCACTGGCTAATAAAGACTACAACCTTTATTCATTTCTACCCATATTTTTGTCCACAAGTTTTGAATCAGGTAATTTAAACAGATACATGTGCTGCCTTTCCAATTGATGTAACTAAACTTTCCACACACATTAATTTGAAAAAGCAGTTTATTAAAAACTAAAACTACAATATTCATTGAATTTCATGGGATAAAAAATGTCTATGTACATACAGCAAACCAAATCCTATTGGTTACGTGAACCTGCCAAAGGTTAACCAacatccatttaaaaaaaaaaagcaacatTGGTGAATTAAATTGAACTTATGCATGTTAATCACATACTTTTGGATATTCATCAGACACAGTGAAAGAAATAGGATTTTGCAAGCAGTAACTGAGGACTGAACTGTGGAATACTTGAAAGCTTACCATCACCCCATTGATTTGGATAATTACTGCCAGGTACATGCATTCTATGACAACACATTTTTACAACCAGGTGCATAATCTGTGTAGTAGTAAACATTAAGatattcattcatttatttaaacTGCGATCAAGGATGTTAATGAAGTTACACTTTATTGCGTTTTGATTGGCTCTCTACAGCTGGGGCTGCCCTTTTATTGCGATGATGAGGGAAGGTTGGCATCAGGTCAGCCTCACAAGCTAAAAAGAGAGAGACCTTAATCACTTCTTTAATTTCACAAACACTGATCCAATCATTTCTGTCATATAATCCTGAGGCCACACTTACGCAAAGGTTTCTCCTTAAAGTAGGAACTCTCCAAGCAGTCCTTAGCTGTGGCCCTAAGAGAGAAACACTTGTGAGCCATGGAGGAGTGAAAGGAAGTATACTGCACATGTGTTAATGGAAGGTTTCTGTGTAAATATGTGAATGACGCAATGTGTAGAACTGTATACAGGTCTCTTCATGTATGATGTATGTATTTATAATGCTGAGCAGGTTTGTTCTTTGGTAGTTACCTGCGTAGAGGATTGTACATGAAGAGAAGGTTGAGTAAACGCAGCCCTGCATCAGACAACCAGGTGAACTTATTCTTCAAATTGTTGTATGGTTGTTTCCTCAAACTGTACTGTCCAACTAGGGGAAGACGAGTGAAGCCCTGCAAAATTTTAACACAACAGACGGGGGTTAACCAACAATATCCTTTTTTGAGGAGAAACTATCATTGGTTGTTGCATATTGTAAAATTAATCAACATTGAAGTGACTCAAATTAAACTTATGGAATGGTAAAATCCTAAATTCTGCGATTGTTTAGGAGAAAGTAGTACCGAGTGATTGGTTTGATTTGGGGTCGGTTTTGGTTAGATTATAAAACAACAAATTTCaatttgaaaatgttttttaGACATTAAATTCCCTATGCATTATACGGGTTGAATGctataacaacacagaataaaacaatgaataaaaacATTATGGTAGTGACTGCTCAccactgcttatcacttattaaccatcattataAACATTACTTTAatcaaatatttcagttgttgtgtatattacatttgttttatttgatgacttatttcattccaagtcatcatctcatctctatagatttgttgcctatgctgtctgacaaaatcactattttagtagttcttcaaagtaaataaggcaatACCTCGcgaagcaactgctctctatgTATCCCTTCTTGATCGTGCATTCTTCTGTCTTTtatgtagcaggcataaaagaaacagaccggacaagtagccatgtaatggattatggtcattgtagttaattatcaagttttctgcactaaactatgtagaatattggcctgttggaaactacaactccctactacgtCACACAGTTTGGgcatgatctgatttatctctagagaaactgcagcgcaatgtgcgcattgagctcacagaaaaccCCTGAATTAAATGGAATTCAAATTGAACGCATGTAGGTCAATTAGTCTATAAAAATACAACAAAGAAACAACATTTTGGTTTATCGCTCAGCACTAGGAGACCTTCATTACCGGCCAGATGTTTTCATTAGGGGTACCCAACAGTTGCACTATGAGGTCCACTTGTTGGATCTCAGAACCCCCTGGCAGCAGAGGTTTATGTGCAAGCAGCTCAGCCAGGATGCAGCCCACCGCCCTGGATAAATACGAGATACAGTATGTTCATACAAATGGTATGGTAATAAACATTGGTGACTGTGCCATGAAAATACTCTCTGGAGGGTTGATGTACAGATGGGATGGGAGATTCTCTGCTAGAACAGAGGATTGGATCATATTTAGAACAGAGAGGATCCCATTTGGAACAGAGTAAAGTTCACTAACTGAAAGTAGACAACTCTATATGTTAAAACTTGTTTGGAAGAGGGAGCTCTGTGATAGTGACACAACTCTAAATATGTTTAAAAGGATCTGTGACCCATGTATCTTTTGTGTATGGACCAAGTAGAGACTTAAAACAAATTACCACATGTCTAAGGCTGTGGTCTGAGTCTTGGTCCCTAGGAGGAGCTCTGGGGCTCTATACCTGGAGCGAGAGAAATAACAGGAGCTGATGAGGCTCAGGGAGGGTTAGGGATCAGTGCCTGAGGAGAAAGTTGAGGTTAAAGGACTGACTCACCACAATGTCACCACCCGGGGCGTCATAGGCTGTAGGGGGATACCGTAGCAACGAGCCAAGCCAAAGTCAGCTGGACAGAGAGGGAAACATTAGCACAATCAACCATCGACAGAAgcatgtttttacacacacaatAACCGACAGCTGTTGAATAATGCTGTAAACTGGTTATAAACTATGTCAAAATAATTGTTCTGCACACTGCTAATTGTTATGCATGTTACAGTATGTAAAACATTCACTATCAGAAGTGAAAACAGTACAATTAAAGCATTTTGTTTACAACAGTACAAATTTAAAATCATTGAGGTATTGTTGTTCAGGGAAAGGACATGCGTAGTACAGTACATGCATACAGACGTAATCCAGGAGCACAGCGGTTGTATGGTGATGACTCACCAATCTTTACACAGCCTTTGTCTGTCATCAGCAGATTGGACACCTTCAGATCCCTGCCACATAGTCATGACATTTAATAAAGTAACCATACAAATCACAGCAAACTAAAAGACCACAACCGTCTAAGCATTGAAAAATTGCACTCAAGAGTACACATTACAAATTCATTACAGAATTCAGATCCATTATTACAATCAAATAAATATATCCCACAACAGACTGGATATTCCATCCTGGAGATTCCATCCTAAATAACAGCACAAGTCTGAGATATGGAGCCTGACAGTGAACGTCTCTGACCTGTGCAGAATAAAGTTGAGGTGAAGATAATCCAGACCTCTCAGCAGCTGCAGAGCTATACACTTCACCTGAAGGAGAAAAGAAAGTGAGACATTTCAACACACAGTTCTCTAAAATAATCAATGTTGTGTAATGTCAAGACAGTAGAAAAACAAGACAAGAGGACATTAATACATAATACTTCTCACTGTTGTACCTGTGCCTCTGAGAACGGTGTTGGCATGTTTTCCAGCAGACTGGCCAGGTCCTGCTCACAGTAACTCATAACTAGGAAGAgactgagcagagacacacaggtcaatTACTGATGAGTAGGCTACTGAATACAGTCAACCAAGATGGGACAGGTAAATACTGAATACACCCAAACTAAAATACTATGGAACAACAAAGTTGAGTTACTGTAGAAATGACAACTTAATGTAAAATTGTAAACTGTTACACAAGCATTAAATAAAAGTAAGTGAACAAATGTTTTTATCTGTTAAGAAAGAGTAGGTCTAGGCTTAATCATTTCTGAAGATGTTATCATTGCATATTGAATAAGGGTTCCAGTATAATtagagggaatgtgtgtgtgtactgtgaggAGTGTACTGTGAGGAGTGTACTGTGAGGAGTGTACTGTGAGGAGTGTACTGTGAGGAGTGTACTGTGAGGAGTATACTGTGAGGAATGTACTGTGAGGAGTATACTGTGAGGAATGTACTGTGAGGAGTATACTGTGAGGAATGTACTGTGAGGAGTATACTGTGAGGAATGTACTGTGAGGAGTATACTGTGAGGAATGTACTGTGAGGAATGTACTGTGAGGAGTATACTGTGAGGAATGTACTGTGAGGAGTGTACTGTGAGGAATGTACTGTGAGGAGTATACTGTGAGGAGTATACTGTGAGGAGTGTACTGTGAGGAGTGTACTGTGAGGAGTGTACTGTGAGGAATGTACTGTGAGGAATGTACTGTGAGGAGTGTACTGTGAGGAGTGTACTGTGAGGAGTGTACTGTGAGGAATGTACTGTGAGGAATGTACTGTGAGGAGTGTACTGTGAGGAGTGTACTGTGAGGAGTGTACTGTGAGGAGTATACGCTGTCACCTCTCCAGGTGACTTCCCACCACCACCTCCTTTAACTCCACTATGTTGGGGTGTCTGAGTTTGAGCAACAGGGTAATCTCTCTCAGACTACTGATAGGGATCCCTGTGTGTAGAACAACACCAAGtcaaacaaacacagaacatAACAAAGGCCATAAATAACAGAGATAACCTAATAATATGATGGAAATGTCTGAAAACTATTGTATACTTTGCTAAAAGCAACTGAAGCAAGGCAAGTGGCTGAGAACCCAGCTGTAAGCCTACCATCCTTTTCCTTGTCCATCCGGACCTTCTTCAGTGCTACAATATCATCCGACCTGGTGTCTCGAGCTCTGTCTGTGAATGGGATACAGTGTTTTAACCTAGGCTTACAGGCACTTAGACAGTTGTACAGTATGAAGTGTTCTTACCGGTAATTAAATAAGGCCTATGCGTAGGCCTAATCTGTGTTGCTCTGGACAGTACTGTGAATTACACCATCTAATAATCTCTTTCTAAGAACAGCCGCCAATCCTGTGTTAACAGATCAAGGTTAACTTACACACaattccatatgttccctcgccGATTCGGTTCAGTTTCTCAAATTCTTTCACACTCCTACAGTTCCCAAACTGACAGAAGAGAGGAAATGCATGCTTTTTCAATAATGGATCAATTCCTTTGCAATTATTGCTAATGACATTGCAACATTTCTTTATACATAAATGTGGGGAAAGGTGTGACGATGTAGCTTTTAAAGTTTTGCTATAAAGCTTTATCATTTTGGCAACTCAACAGAGGTCATTTCcttgtaaaggacccatgagcaccaacatgtgcaGTTTATAGGAGGAGCATATCAAATTTGGTGTCAAATGAATATTTTAGGCATAGATGTGTTTTTCTTCTTTAACatacatatattatatacacacatgcataaatacacacacacacacacatacatatatatatatatatacacacactgctcaaaaaaataaagggaacactaaaataacacatcctagatctgaatgaatgaaatattcttattaaatacttttttctttacttagttgaatgtgctgacaacaaaatcacacataaattatcaatggaaatcaaatttatcaacccatggaggtctggattgggagtcacactcaaaatgaaagtggaaaaccacactacaggctgatccaactttaatgtaatgtccttaaaacaagtcaaaatgaggctcagtagtgtgtgtggcctccacgtgcctgtatgacttccctacaacgcctgggcatgctcctgatgaggtggcggatggtctcctgagggatctcctcccagacctggactaaagcatctgccaactcctggacagtctgtggtgcaaagtggcgttggtggatggagcgagacatgatgtcccagatgtgctcaattggattcaggtctggggaacgggcgggccagtccatagcatcaatgccttcctcttgcaggaactgctgacacactccagccacatgaggtctagcattgtcttgcattaggaggaacccagggccaaccacaccagcatatggtctcacaagatgtctgaggatctcatctcggtacctaatggcagtcaggctacctctggcgagcacatggagggctgtgcggccccccaaagaaatgccaccccaaaccatgactgacccaccgccaaaccggtcatgctggaggatgttgcaggcagcagaacgttctccacggtctccagactgtcacgtctgtcacatgtgctcagtgtgaacctgctttcatctgtgaagagcacagggcgccagtggcgaatttgccaatcttggtgttctctggcaaatgccaaacgtcctgcacagtgttgggctgtaagcacaacccccacttgtggacgtcgggccctcataccaccctcatggagtccgtttctgaccgtttgagcagacacatgcacatttgtggcctgctggaggtcattttgcagggctctggcagtgctcctcctgcccctccttgcacaaaggcggaggtagcggtcctgctgcagGGTTGTTGCCctctacggcctcctccacgtctcctgatgtactggcctgtctcctggtagcgcctccatgctctggacactacgctgacagacacagcaaaccttcttgccacagctcacattgatgttccatcctggatgagctgcactacctgagccacttgtgtgtgttgtagactccgtctcatgctaccactagagtgaaagcaccgccagcattcaaaagtgaccaaaacatcaggcaggaagcataggaactgagaagtggtctgtggttgtcaCCTGCAGAactactcctttattgggggtatcttgctaattgcctataatttccacctgttgtctattccatttgcacaacagcatgtgaaatttgtcaatcagtgttgcttccgaagtggacagtttgataacacagaagtgtgattgacttggagttactttgtgttgtttaagtgttccctttatttttttgagcagtgtacatacatacatacatacatacatacatacatacatacatacatacatacatacatacatacatacatacatacatacatacatacatacatacatacatacatacatacatacatacatacatacgtgggggaaaaaaagtatttagtcagccaccaattgtgcaagttctcccacttaaaaagatgagaggcctgtaattttcatcataggtacacttcaactatgacagacaaaatgagaaaaaaatccagaaaatcacattgtaggatttttaatgaatttatttgcaaattatggtggaaaataagtatttggtcaataacaaaagtttctcaatactttgttctatactttggcaatgacagaggtcaaaccttttctgtaagtcttcacaaggtttcacacactgttgctggtattttggcccattcctccatgcagatctcctctagagcagtgatgttttggggctgttgctgagcaacacggactttcaactccctacaaagattttctatggggttgagatctggagactggctaggccactccaggaccttgaaattcttcttacaaagccactccttcgttgcccgggcggtgtgtttgggatcattgtcaagacccagccacgtttcatcttcaatgcccttgctgatggaaggaggttttcactcaaaatctcacgattcatggccccattcattctttcctttacacggatcagtcgtcctggtccctttgcagaaaaacagcccaaaagcatgatgtttccacccccatgcttcatagtaggtatggtgttctttggatgcaactcagcattctttgtcctccaaacatgacgagttgagtttttaccaaaaagttatattttggtttcatctgacattctcccaattttcTTCTTGATCCCCCAAATGCTCTCTaacaaacttcagatgggcctggacatgtactggcttaagcagggggacacgtctggcactgcaggatttgagtccatggcggcgtagtgcgttactgatggtaggctttgttactttggtcccagctctctgcaggtcattcactaggtccccccgtgtggttctgggatttttgctcaccgttcttgtgatcattttgaccccacggggtgagatcttgcgtggagccccagatcgagggagattatcagtggtcttgtatgtcttccatttcctaataattgctcccacagttgatttcttcaaaccaagctgcttacctattgcagattcagtcttcccagcctggtgcaggtctacacttttgtttctggtgtcctttgacagctctttggtcttggccatagtggagtttggggtgtgactgtttgaggttgtggacaggtgtcttttatactgataacaagttcaaacaggtgccattaatacaggtaacgagtggaggacagaggagcctcttaaaaaagaagttacaggtctgtgagagccagaaatcttgcttgtttgtaggtgaccaaatacttattttccaccataatttgcaaataaattcattaaaaatccttcaatgcgattttctggattttgttttctcattttgtctgtcatagttgaagtgtacctatgatgaaaattacaggcctatctcgtctttttaagtgggagaacttgcacaattggtggctgactaaatacttttttcccccactgaacaccttaaccaaatacatttaaactcagtttctcacaatgcctgacatttaatccaagtaaaaattccctgttttaggtcagttaggatcaacactttattttaagaatgtgaaatgtcagaataatagcagagagtaTATAGAtacatttcctccagcatcttcacaaggccctttgctgttgttctgggattgatttgcactttttgtaccaaagtacgttcatctctaggagacagaacgcgtctccttcctgagcggtatgacggctgcgtggtcccgtggtgtttatacttgcatactattgtttgtacagatgaacgtggtaccttcaggcgtttggaaattgctcccaaggatgaaccagacttgtggaggtctacaattagtTTTCTgacatcttggctgatttcttttgattttcccatgatgtcaagcaaagaggcactgagtttgaaggtaggccttgaaatacatccacaggtacacctcaaattgactcaaatgatgtcaattagcctaacagaatcttctaaagccatgacatcgtttatatttttccaagctgtttaaaggcacagtcacagtaaactgttgacccactggaattgtgatacaatgaatcttaagtgaaataatctgtctgtgtaaacaattgttggaaaaattacttgtgtcatgcacaaagtagatgtcctaaccgacttgccaaaactatagtttgttaacaagaaatgtgtggagtggttgaaaaacaagtttaaatgactccaacctaagtgtatgtacacttatatatatatatatatctcaaccAATATACATCTCCCCCCAAAAGATCTGGCCacacagatggaaaaggggtgtTAATCTACGAGACAAAGTCTTAGAAATATAAAAGGTATTAGAAATAAATCACAACACAATCATGTTGAAGTAaatgccaactaatatcaacatttaTATAAGGTTTTGTAGAAATGATTTGCCTTTTGTAGTAAATtggttttatttaacctttatttaaccaggcaagccagttaagaacaacaaTTATGTTAAGGGGTTTTGATCCACTTCACTTAcagtagttcaataaccaaaatacaGTTTTTCAAACTCGAGGTGTCATATCATAGCTGAcatcccattctttctgcagacatattTGAATCTTTATTCAAATGAGATAGTTAagagtttttggaaaacgtggtcaCATAAACAACTGAAGGAGATTTTACTGTCATTATGTTACAAAATGTGGATCTGCACTGTTTCTCAAGTAAATGTATTTGAGTAAAATGTTCACTTCTGCATATAGGTGTATTGTTTGTTAAACTTTACTAACAATGGCATTAGCTTGGCATTCATTTTAAAGTTAAAAGGCGAGTCTCAGCGT from Oncorhynchus mykiss isolate Arlee chromosome 1, USDA_OmykA_1.1, whole genome shotgun sequence includes:
- the cdk10 gene encoding cyclin-dependent kinase 10, which produces MENAADTDPDPIKLKSIKNNRTFTVPQKHRFGNCRSVKEFEKLNRIGEGTYGIVYRARDTRSDDIVALKKVRMDKEKDGIPISSLREITLLLKLRHPNIVELKEVVVGSHLESLFLVMSYCEQDLASLLENMPTPFSEAQVKCIALQLLRGLDYLHLNFILHRDLKVSNLLMTDKGCVKIADFGLARCYGIPLQPMTPRVVTLWYRAPELLLGTKTQTTALDMWAVGCILAELLAHKPLLPGGSEIQQVDLIVQLLGTPNENIWPGFTRLPLVGQYSLRKQPYNNLKNKFTWLSDAGLRLLNLLFMYNPLRRATAKDCLESSYFKEKPLPCEADLMPTFPHHRNKRAAPAVESQSKRNKV